CCTGGCGAAACTGGTCGGCATGGACATCCTGAAGACCGGCGAGACGGTGGAGGACGAGGTAGAGACGCTGAAGGCGAACTGGGCCAAGTACGATTTCTTCTACCTGCACGTGAAGAAGACCGACTCGGCAGGCGAGGATGGCGACTTTGACCGCAAGCGGGAGATCATAGAGCACGTGGATGAACTGGTGCCGGAGATGATGGCGCTGAACCCCGACGTGGTCATCGTCAGCGGGGATCATTCCACGCCCGCCGTGCTGAAGAGCCACTCGTGGCACCCCGTGCCCACCATCCTCTGGTCGCGCTACTGCCGTCCCGACGACGTGGACACGTTCGGCGAGAGGGCGTGTGCGCGCGGCGCGCTGGGCGTCTTTCCCGCCAAGGAGATCATGCGCCTGGCGATGGCCAACGCCCTGCGCCTGGCAAAATATGGGGCGTAGATCGTGGGCGCGGGGCTAAACCCCCGCGCTACGGGAGCGAAGCCCCTTCGGGGCTGACGCCAGCCCGGCGTTTTGGCGTTGGGCGTGGCGGTACACCTCACCCCCGGCCTTCGGCCGCCCCCTCTCCGCCAGCGGAGAGGGGAACGAGGGGGTGAGGTCAGCATGCCCGCGCGAGGCGTCGTTTCCTCTCCCGCGGCGGGAGAGGGCCAGGGTGAGGGATGCCACCCGCAGCGCGACGTATGGGGCGATTCACGAATCGCCCCTACGGCAACGGCCTACCCGTGCCGCTGCATGAAGCGGCGCATGCGCTTCAGGGCCTCCTCGATCTTCTCCAGCGACGTGGCGTAGGAGATGCGCACAAACCCCTCGCCGCACGCGCCGAAGGCCGTCCCCGGAATCAGGGCCACGCGCTCCTCTTCCAGCAGGCGATTCGCGAACTCGTCCGACGTCATGCCGCTGGCCCGAATGGACGGGAAGGCGTAGAACGCGCCGCGCGGTTCGCAGCATGTCAGCCCCATGGCGTTCAGGCCTGCCACCACCACCTTGCGCCGGCGGTCGTACTCGGCGCGCATGCGCTGGACGTCGGCCTCGCCGCTCTGCAGCGCCTCCAGCGCGGCGTGCTGGGCGGGCGTGGGCGCTGACATGATGATGTACTGGTGCATCTTGCGCATGCCGGCGATGATCTCCGCAGGCCCCACCGCGTACCCCAACCGCCAGCCGGTCATGGCGTAGGCTTTGGAGAACCCCTGCAAGACGACGGTGCGGTCTTTCATCCCGGGCAGCGAGGCAAAGCACGTGTGCTCCACACCGTACACCAGGCGGTCGTAGATTTCGTC
This genomic window from Chloroflexota bacterium contains:
- a CDS encoding aminotransferase class I/II-fold pyridoxal phosphate-dependent enzyme is translated as MKDVISLGIGEPDFVTPPAITQAGIRSLERGETHYTSNSGILELRRAISDHIARLYGVHYDAESEILVTVGVSEALHLALSALIDPGDEVIIPTPCFVAYVPAVVFAGGTPVTLCTAMENGFQISAADIAKAITPRTKAILLGYPNNPTGAVMSRDRLLEIAKLAEEHDLIVISDEIYDRLVYGVEHTCFASLPGMKDRTVVLQGFSKAYAMTGWRLGYAVGPAEIIAGMRKMHQYIIMSAPTPAQHAALEALQSGEADVQRMRAEYDRRRKVVVAGLNAMGLTCCEPRGAFYAFPSIRASGMTSDEFANRLLEEERVALIPGTAFGACGEGFVRISYATSLEKIEEALKRMRRFMQRHG